A section of the Flaviflexus equikiangi genome encodes:
- the secG gene encoding preprotein translocase subunit SecG yields MDIIKTIVTILLVISSLLLVLSILLHKGKGGGVSDMFGGGMSSAMRSSGVAERNLNRITVGIAVTWGVCIILYGLIVKFQ; encoded by the coding sequence GTGGACATCATTAAGACGATCGTCACCATTCTGCTGGTGATCTCATCCCTGCTGCTTGTACTCTCCATCCTGCTCCATAAGGGCAAGGGCGGGGGCGTCTCCGACATGTTCGGCGGCGGAATGTCGTCAGCCATGCGCTCCTCGGGGGTCGCTGAGCGGAACCTCAACCGCATCACCGTCGGCATCGCAGTCACATGGGGAGTCTGCATCATCCTCTACGGTCTCATCGTCAAGTTCCAGTAG
- the tpiA gene encoding triose-phosphate isomerase, with product MARTPLMAGNWKMNLDHLEANQLVQKLAWTLKDMKHDYGQVEVVVLPPFTDLRTVQTVVDADKLEIGYGAQDISAQDSGAYTGEISASMLKALGATYVAIGHSERREYHNESDELVNAKTKKAIAAGITPIICVGEGLDIRKAGDQVPYTLAQVEGALKDIAAENVANLVIAYEPVWAIGTGEVATPADAQEVCGAIREKIAELYDQETADSTRILYGGSVKSDNVAEIMAEKDVDGALVGGASLKADEFAKIARYNG from the coding sequence ATGGCACGCACCCCTTTGATGGCAGGCAACTGGAAGATGAACCTCGATCACCTCGAGGCTAACCAGCTCGTCCAGAAGCTCGCATGGACCTTGAAGGACATGAAGCACGACTACGGCCAGGTCGAGGTTGTCGTCCTGCCACCGTTCACCGATCTTCGCACCGTCCAGACCGTCGTCGATGCCGACAAGCTCGAGATCGGCTACGGCGCCCAGGATATTTCCGCACAGGATTCCGGCGCCTACACGGGCGAGATCTCCGCATCGATGCTCAAGGCTCTCGGCGCGACCTACGTCGCTATCGGCCACTCGGAACGCCGCGAATACCACAACGAGTCCGATGAGCTCGTCAACGCGAAGACGAAGAAGGCGATTGCCGCCGGCATCACCCCCATCATCTGCGTCGGCGAAGGCCTCGATATCCGCAAGGCAGGGGATCAGGTCCCCTACACGCTCGCCCAGGTCGAAGGTGCCCTCAAGGACATCGCCGCCGAGAACGTCGCGAATCTCGTCATCGCCTACGAGCCCGTCTGGGCCATCGGCACCGGCGAAGTTGCGACCCCGGCGGACGCCCAGGAAGTCTGTGGCGCCATCCGCGAGAAGATCGCCGAGCTGTACGACCAGGAGACTGCGGACTCGACCCGTATCCTCTACGGCGGCTCCGTCAAGTCCGACAACGTCGCGGAGATCATGGCTGAGAAGGATGTCGACGGCGCGCTCGTCGGCGGAGCATCCCTCAAGGCCGATGAATTCGCGAAGATCGCCCGCTACAACGGTTAG
- a CDS encoding phosphoglycerate kinase — MKTLESLGDVRGKVVLVRSDFNVPLDGGTITDDGRIKAALPTLTRLANAGAKVLVMAHLGRPKGTPDPKFSLAPVAKRLGELTGKNVVLAEDTVGESAKKVAAGLAEGDIALVENVRFDARETSKDDAERSALADEYAALADLYVSDGFGVVHRKQASVYDIAQKLPSAAGELVFKEIDSLSKATNDPDRPYVVILGGSKVSDKLGVIKNLLEKADRLLIGGGMAFTFLKAQGHEVGSSLLEEDQVETVKGYLETAKERGVEIVLPIDVVVAPEFKADAPATVVDANAIPAGEMGLDIGPKSAELYASKIADAKTIVWNGPMGVFEFDAFAGGTKAVAKAMSDASGYTIVGGGDSAAAVRTLGFDEATFSHISTGGGASLEFLEGKDLPGISILED; from the coding sequence ATGAAGACACTCGAATCGCTCGGAGATGTCCGCGGCAAGGTCGTTCTTGTTCGCTCGGACTTCAACGTTCCCCTCGACGGCGGCACCATCACCGACGACGGTCGTATCAAGGCTGCCCTCCCCACACTGACCCGCCTCGCCAATGCTGGCGCGAAGGTGCTCGTCATGGCACACCTGGGCCGCCCGAAGGGCACCCCGGACCCGAAGTTCTCGCTCGCTCCCGTCGCGAAGCGTCTCGGTGAACTCACCGGAAAGAACGTTGTCCTCGCGGAGGACACCGTCGGCGAGAGCGCCAAGAAGGTCGCCGCCGGCCTCGCCGAAGGCGATATCGCCCTCGTCGAGAACGTCCGCTTCGATGCTCGCGAAACCTCGAAGGATGACGCGGAGCGCTCCGCACTCGCCGACGAGTATGCGGCACTTGCGGACCTGTACGTCTCGGATGGTTTCGGTGTCGTGCACCGCAAGCAGGCGTCCGTCTACGACATCGCCCAGAAGCTTCCCTCGGCAGCCGGCGAGCTCGTCTTCAAGGAGATCGACTCCCTGTCGAAGGCAACGAACGATCCGGATCGTCCCTACGTCGTCATCCTCGGCGGCTCCAAGGTGTCTGACAAGCTGGGCGTCATCAAGAACCTCCTCGAGAAGGCAGACCGTCTCCTCATCGGCGGCGGCATGGCATTCACGTTCCTCAAGGCCCAGGGCCACGAGGTGGGTTCATCCCTCCTCGAAGAGGACCAGGTCGAGACAGTCAAGGGCTACCTCGAGACCGCGAAGGAACGCGGAGTCGAGATCGTCCTTCCCATCGATGTTGTTGTCGCACCCGAGTTCAAGGCGGATGCGCCGGCCACGGTTGTCGATGCGAACGCGATCCCGGCCGGCGAGATGGGCCTGGATATCGGCCCGAAGTCGGCCGAGCTGTATGCCTCGAAGATCGCTGACGCGAAGACGATCGTCTGGAACGGCCCCATGGGCGTCTTCGAGTTCGATGCTTTCGCCGGCGGCACGAAGGCCGTCGCGAAGGCGATGTCCGACGCGTCCGGCTACACGATTGTCGGCGGGGGAGACTCCGCCGCTGCGGTTCGCACTCTCGGTTTCGACGAGGCAACCTTCTCTCATATCTCAACCGGTGGCGGCGCCTCCCTCGAATTCCTCGAGGGCAAGGACCTGCCGGGCATCTCAATCCTGGAGGACTAG
- the gap gene encoding type I glyceraldehyde-3-phosphate dehydrogenase, translating to MTIRVGINGFGRIGRNFTRAVLETGADIEIVAVNDLTDNDTLAHLLKYDSILGTLKQDVSASGDSITVGSMTFKALEERDPANLPWGELGVDIVIESTGRFTNGDAAKAHIEAGAKKVILSAPGKNIDATFVMGVNDKDYDPAKHNIISNASCTTNCLAPLAKVLHEEFGIVRGLMTTVHAYTADQNLQDGPHSDLRRARAAALSIIPTSTGAAQAVALVLPELKGKFDGYALRVPTPTGSATDLTFTAEKEVSVEAVNAAVKKAAETEDLKGILVYTEDPIVSKDIEGHPASSIFDAGLTKVIGDQVKVVSWYDNEWGYANRVVDLTVLVGEKL from the coding sequence GTGACTATTCGCGTTGGTATTAATGGCTTTGGCCGCATCGGCCGTAACTTCACCCGTGCAGTGCTCGAAACGGGCGCTGACATCGAGATCGTTGCAGTCAACGACCTGACCGATAACGACACCCTCGCTCACCTGCTGAAGTACGACTCGATCCTCGGCACCCTCAAGCAGGACGTGTCCGCGTCGGGCGATTCGATCACCGTCGGCTCCATGACCTTCAAGGCACTCGAAGAGCGCGATCCCGCGAACCTCCCCTGGGGCGAGCTCGGCGTCGACATCGTCATCGAGTCCACCGGTCGTTTCACCAACGGCGATGCAGCGAAGGCACACATCGAGGCTGGCGCCAAGAAGGTTATCCTCTCGGCCCCCGGCAAGAACATCGATGCCACGTTCGTCATGGGCGTGAACGACAAGGATTACGATCCGGCCAAGCACAACATCATCTCGAACGCTTCCTGCACGACCAACTGCCTCGCACCGCTGGCCAAGGTCCTCCACGAAGAGTTCGGCATCGTCCGCGGCCTCATGACCACGGTCCACGCCTACACCGCTGACCAGAACCTGCAGGACGGCCCGCACAGCGACCTCCGTCGCGCCCGCGCCGCCGCCCTCTCGATCATCCCCACCTCGACCGGTGCAGCCCAGGCTGTCGCGCTCGTCCTTCCCGAGCTCAAGGGCAAGTTCGATGGCTACGCCCTCCGCGTTCCCACCCCGACCGGTTCCGCAACGGACCTCACCTTCACCGCTGAGAAGGAGGTCTCTGTCGAGGCCGTCAACGCAGCCGTGAAGAAGGCCGCTGAGACCGAGGACCTCAAGGGCATCCTCGTCTACACCGAGGATCCCATCGTGTCGAAGGACATCGAGGGCCACCCGGCTTCGTCGATCTTCGACGCTGGCCTCACCAAGGTCATCGGCGATCAGGTCAAGGTTGTCTCCTGGTACGACAACGAGTGGGGCTACGCCAACCGCGTTGTCGACCTCACCGTTCTCGTCGGCGAGAAGCTCTGA
- the whiA gene encoding DNA-binding protein WhiA, translating to MSALTTSVKDELASVEASMATAAVAEIATMFRFAGGIHINSGRVALQAELGHAGSARRLRELVSRTYRVEPELHTMSSGARGIHHYVVRIGREGERIARRIGLIDTYGRPVRGLPPTVVGGSKADAAAAWRGAFLARGALLEPGRNASLEVICPGLEASYALGGLARRLNVPYRARESRGAYRVDIREGDGIAAMLNRMGANDAVLRWEELRTEREVTGTANRLANFDDANMRRSADAAVVAVIRVKRAFEILGDDVPENLREAGEFRMKYPDDSLNLLGERLNPVATKDAVAGRLRRLNTMADKRAAELGIPSTIDVVNDLRRGRN from the coding sequence ATGTCTGCCCTGACAACCAGCGTGAAAGACGAACTGGCCTCGGTCGAGGCCAGTATGGCCACCGCAGCGGTGGCTGAGATCGCCACGATGTTTCGTTTTGCCGGCGGCATCCACATCAACTCCGGGCGGGTTGCCCTCCAGGCTGAGCTCGGCCATGCCGGGTCTGCTCGGCGCCTGCGCGAGCTCGTCAGCCGCACCTACCGGGTCGAGCCGGAGCTCCACACCATGTCGAGCGGTGCCCGCGGAATCCACCACTACGTCGTCCGGATCGGGCGAGAGGGTGAACGTATCGCCCGCCGCATCGGCCTCATCGACACGTATGGCCGTCCCGTGCGGGGCCTGCCTCCCACGGTCGTGGGAGGGTCGAAGGCAGACGCCGCGGCCGCATGGCGGGGAGCGTTCCTCGCCCGCGGCGCGCTCCTCGAACCGGGGCGCAACGCGTCGCTCGAAGTGATCTGCCCAGGCCTTGAGGCGTCGTATGCTCTGGGAGGGCTTGCTCGCCGTCTCAACGTGCCCTATCGGGCGCGGGAGTCTCGCGGGGCCTACCGGGTCGATATCCGCGAGGGCGATGGCATCGCAGCCATGCTCAACCGCATGGGAGCGAACGATGCCGTGCTGCGGTGGGAAGAGCTGCGGACAGAGCGTGAGGTGACGGGGACCGCGAACCGTCTCGCGAACTTCGATGACGCGAACATGAGGCGGAGTGCCGACGCCGCAGTCGTCGCGGTGATCCGAGTCAAGCGGGCCTTCGAGATCCTCGGGGACGATGTGCCCGAGAATCTGCGCGAGGCAGGGGAGTTCCGCATGAAATACCCTGACGATTCCCTGAACCTGCTCGGTGAACGCCTCAACCCGGTGGCGACGAAGGATGCTGTGGCGGGGCGTCTGAGGCGGCTGAACACGATGGCGGACAAGCGTGCCGCGGAGCTTGGAATCCCCTCAACCATAGACGTTGTCAACGATTTGCGGCGCGGGCGGAACTGA
- a CDS encoding gluconeogenesis factor YvcK family protein, which yields MLPTGARGPKVVAFGGGHGLYATLSALRHVTGNLTAVVTVADDGGSSGRLRSELGILPPGDLRMALSALCDDGEWGQMWRDVLQHRYATDGPLNNHATGNLLIASVWNLLGDNAEGLDFVGRLLGVHGRVLPMSDVPMEIEADVHDNGLKKIVRGQSKVAIAPGRVEKVRLFPTDATAHPAVLDAIADADWAVFGPGSWYTSVIPHLMLPDIRRALAESSAKTLLALNLTSDEETSDMCHADHIKSFISHSAGLRPDVVIADPTAIDDLTKLDDSVTAIDASLILRQIHTLDDPGVHDPLRFAAALRDAFEGTIGDLADKR from the coding sequence ATGCTCCCAACCGGTGCACGCGGCCCCAAAGTCGTCGCCTTCGGAGGCGGCCACGGGCTCTACGCAACACTGTCGGCACTCCGGCACGTCACGGGCAACCTGACAGCGGTCGTCACCGTCGCGGATGATGGTGGGTCGTCCGGCCGGCTGCGGTCCGAGCTCGGCATCCTCCCGCCCGGAGACCTCCGCATGGCACTGTCCGCACTGTGCGACGACGGCGAATGGGGACAGATGTGGCGAGACGTCCTCCAGCATCGCTACGCGACAGACGGCCCGCTCAACAATCACGCAACCGGCAACCTTCTCATCGCCTCCGTCTGGAACCTTCTGGGAGACAATGCGGAAGGCCTCGACTTCGTCGGCAGGCTCCTCGGCGTCCACGGGAGAGTCCTCCCCATGAGCGACGTCCCCATGGAGATCGAAGCCGACGTGCACGACAATGGCTTGAAGAAGATCGTGCGTGGACAATCCAAGGTCGCGATCGCACCCGGGCGAGTGGAGAAGGTCAGGCTCTTCCCCACGGACGCGACAGCCCACCCCGCCGTCCTCGATGCCATCGCAGACGCCGACTGGGCAGTCTTCGGGCCGGGATCGTGGTACACGTCTGTCATTCCGCACCTCATGCTCCCGGATATTCGCCGCGCACTCGCGGAGAGCTCCGCGAAGACCCTGCTCGCACTCAATCTGACGAGTGACGAGGAGACGTCCGATATGTGCCATGCTGACCACATCAAGAGCTTCATCAGCCATTCCGCTGGGCTCCGTCCGGACGTCGTCATCGCCGACCCCACCGCCATCGACGACCTGACGAAGCTCGACGACAGTGTCACCGCCATCGACGCCAGCCTGATCCTGCGCCAGATACACACGCTGGACGATCCGGGCGTGCACGATCCGCTCCGTTTCGCGGCGGCGCTGCGCGATGCTTTCGAAGGCACGATCGGCGACCTCGCGGATAAGCGGTAG
- the rapZ gene encoding RNase adapter RapZ: MEDVRTDDTDSFPAWVPDAEAEATARDPWAPELIIMTGMSGAGKSRAAAVLEDLDWYVVDNLPPRLLKALTGLISPTGSVRRIAVVVDVRGGEYFAELLTVLDELQRSGIQHRIIFLDCDDDVLVQRYESVRRPHPLQTVGRLLDAVHEERTLVAGLRGRADTIIDTSDLSVHDLARQVRRLVAAEGELGTRVTVMSFGFKYGLPMDADHVVDVRFIANPYWIGELRNLTGHDAPVQDYVLSQEGVTEFVDKYIDLIASVLAGYERELKPNVTIAVGCTGGKHRSVAISERIAEGLRSHGSRTVTVHRDLGRE, encoded by the coding sequence ATGGAAGACGTGAGGACTGACGATACCGATTCGTTCCCGGCCTGGGTGCCAGACGCCGAGGCGGAAGCGACCGCCCGCGACCCGTGGGCTCCCGAGCTCATCATCATGACCGGCATGTCAGGAGCCGGCAAGAGCCGTGCGGCCGCCGTCCTCGAGGATCTTGACTGGTACGTGGTCGACAACCTTCCCCCGAGACTCCTCAAAGCACTGACCGGCCTGATCTCCCCGACCGGATCCGTCCGCCGCATTGCCGTCGTCGTCGACGTGCGCGGCGGCGAGTACTTCGCCGAACTGCTCACCGTCCTCGACGAGCTCCAACGATCCGGAATCCAGCATCGGATCATCTTCCTCGACTGCGACGACGATGTCCTCGTCCAGCGCTACGAGTCCGTCCGCAGGCCCCACCCGCTCCAAACCGTCGGGAGGCTCCTCGACGCAGTCCACGAGGAACGCACACTCGTTGCCGGACTGCGCGGGCGCGCAGACACCATCATCGACACCTCCGATCTGTCCGTCCACGACCTGGCCCGACAGGTGCGCCGACTTGTCGCAGCAGAGGGCGAACTCGGCACCCGCGTCACCGTCATGTCGTTCGGCTTCAAATATGGTCTGCCGATGGACGCGGACCACGTCGTCGACGTCCGCTTCATCGCCAACCCCTATTGGATCGGAGAGCTGCGGAACCTCACCGGGCACGACGCCCCCGTCCAGGACTACGTCCTCTCCCAGGAGGGCGTGACAGAGTTCGTGGACAAGTACATCGACCTCATCGCCTCCGTCCTCGCGGGATACGAACGCGAACTCAAACCGAACGTCACCATCGCAGTCGGATGTACGGGAGGCAAGCATCGCTCCGTCGCCATCTCCGAACGGATCGCCGAAGGCCTCCGCAGCCACGGCTCCCGCACCGTGACCGTCCACCGCGACCTCGGGAGGGAATAG
- the uvrC gene encoding excinuclease ABC subunit UvrC, whose product MADPSTYRPKTSDIPTDPGVYRFIDDDDRVIYVGKAKNLRQRLVNYFQDIALLHPRTAQMVTSAQRVEWVVLKTEVEALTLEYSWIKEFDPRFNVMYRDDKSYPYLAVSMAEEYPRAMITRTAHRKGNRYFGPYTQIWAIRHTLDSLLHTFPVRTCSPGVFRQAQRSGRPCLLGYIDKCSAPCVGRISPGDHRELAAELCNFLDGDTGRHIRSREREMKDAAAEMDFERAARLRDDVAALRRVVEQNAVVLPDRTDVDVFGLVADELEASVQVFHVRGGRVRGQRGWVTERVENLDDAGLMSALLLQVYGETGENQLLKPSRDLPEGQARSIDDRTHTPTTAIPREIIVPVMPDDRDALLAWLEDRRGARINLHVAQRGDKRRLAETVHENARQALQRAKIKRSGDLTQRAKALEDLRDVLGLDVAPLRIECFDVSHTQGTHQVASMVVFEDGMPRKSDYRHYIIRGENGDGARDDTEAMGEVLRRRLAKVLDGSRDVDEDAVSGAIDPDTGRVKKFAYRPHLIVVDGGLPQVNAAQQVVDELGVDVAVVGLAKRLEEVWVPGDDFPVIFPRNSAALHLLQHLRDESHRFAITHHRKRRSKAMTRSALDAIPGLGPAKQKSLLDTFGTVAAISSATAESLATAPGIGPAFAQRIHDHFHPGPDDSTEPA is encoded by the coding sequence ATGGCTGATCCGTCCACGTACCGCCCGAAGACGTCGGATATTCCGACAGACCCGGGAGTCTACCGGTTCATCGATGACGACGATCGTGTCATCTATGTCGGCAAGGCCAAGAACCTGCGCCAACGTCTTGTCAACTATTTCCAGGACATCGCTCTCCTGCACCCGCGGACTGCCCAGATGGTGACGTCGGCCCAACGGGTCGAATGGGTCGTCCTGAAAACCGAGGTCGAGGCTCTCACTCTCGAATATTCGTGGATCAAGGAGTTCGATCCGCGCTTCAACGTCATGTACCGGGACGACAAGTCGTACCCGTACCTGGCGGTCAGCATGGCGGAGGAGTATCCGCGGGCGATGATCACCCGCACCGCCCACCGGAAGGGCAATCGCTATTTCGGGCCCTATACGCAGATCTGGGCCATCCGACACACCCTCGACTCGCTGCTCCACACGTTCCCGGTCAGAACCTGCTCCCCGGGTGTCTTCCGCCAAGCACAGCGATCGGGCAGGCCATGCCTCCTCGGCTACATCGACAAGTGTTCCGCCCCGTGCGTGGGCAGGATCAGCCCCGGCGATCATCGGGAGCTCGCGGCAGAGCTCTGCAACTTCCTCGATGGCGATACCGGCCGGCATATCCGATCCCGCGAGCGGGAGATGAAGGACGCGGCCGCGGAGATGGACTTCGAGAGGGCTGCGCGTCTGCGCGACGATGTGGCCGCGCTTCGCCGCGTCGTCGAACAGAACGCGGTCGTCCTCCCGGATCGCACGGACGTCGATGTCTTCGGTCTCGTGGCCGACGAACTGGAGGCCTCCGTCCAGGTCTTCCACGTGCGGGGCGGCCGGGTGCGCGGACAGCGCGGCTGGGTGACGGAACGCGTGGAGAACCTCGACGACGCTGGGCTCATGTCTGCCCTGCTCCTCCAGGTGTACGGGGAGACGGGCGAGAACCAGCTCCTCAAACCCTCACGCGACCTGCCTGAAGGCCAGGCGCGCTCGATCGATGACCGCACCCACACCCCGACGACGGCGATCCCTCGGGAGATCATCGTCCCAGTCATGCCAGACGACCGGGACGCTCTCCTCGCGTGGCTCGAGGACCGCCGCGGTGCCCGCATCAACCTGCACGTCGCCCAACGGGGAGACAAGCGCAGGCTTGCGGAGACTGTGCACGAGAACGCCCGGCAGGCCCTCCAGCGAGCAAAGATCAAACGATCGGGAGATCTCACCCAGCGCGCGAAAGCACTCGAGGACCTCCGCGACGTGCTCGGCCTCGATGTTGCACCGCTCCGGATCGAGTGCTTCGACGTCTCCCACACCCAGGGCACCCACCAGGTCGCCTCCATGGTGGTCTTCGAGGACGGCATGCCGCGCAAGTCCGACTACCGGCATTACATTATTCGCGGAGAGAACGGCGACGGAGCCCGCGATGACACGGAGGCGATGGGGGAGGTGCTTCGACGCCGTCTCGCCAAAGTTCTCGACGGTTCCCGCGACGTCGACGAGGACGCCGTCTCGGGGGCGATCGATCCGGACACGGGCAGGGTGAAGAAGTTCGCCTACCGGCCGCACCTCATCGTCGTCGACGGCGGCCTCCCGCAGGTCAATGCCGCCCAGCAGGTCGTCGACGAACTCGGCGTCGACGTCGCCGTCGTCGGGCTCGCGAAGCGACTCGAGGAGGTGTGGGTGCCCGGCGATGACTTCCCCGTCATCTTCCCCAGGAACTCGGCAGCCCTTCATCTCCTGCAGCACCTGAGGGACGAATCCCACCGGTTCGCCATCACCCACCACCGCAAACGCCGCTCCAAGGCGATGACACGCTCCGCTCTCGACGCGATTCCAGGACTCGGGCCAGCGAAGCAGAAGAGCCTCCTCGACACGTTCGGAACCGTGGCCGCGATCTCCTCCGCAACTGCCGAGTCTCTCGCCACAGCGCCGGGTATCGGGCCCGCGTTCGCTCAACGGATCCACGACCACTTCCATCCCGGCCCAGACGACTCGACCGAACCAGCGTAG